The following coding sequences lie in one Anguilla rostrata isolate EN2019 chromosome 8, ASM1855537v3, whole genome shotgun sequence genomic window:
- the LOC135261951 gene encoding histone H1-like, whose protein sequence is MPDRSRSPSPAKSPKNSPKKSPKKSPKKKRAAKPKKAGPNARDLIVKAVTASKERKGVSLTALKKALKAAGYDAEKNKFQVKLAVKALVANGTLIHTKGTGASGSFKLCKTQTKKPKKRAASKAKKSAGKKKTAKAKKPKKAVKKRAKKTAKKPAAKKATKKAKKPKATKKSPKRTKSTRPRAAKPKTVRAKKAAAKK, encoded by the coding sequence ATGCCGGACCGCAGTCGGTCCCCGTCCCCGGCCAAGTCACCGAAGAACTCGCCCAAGAAGTCACCCAAGAAGTCCCCGAAGAAAAAAAGGGCCGCTAAACCTAAGAAAGCCGGTCCCAACGCTAGAGACCTGATTGTCAAGGCCGTAACCGCCTCcaaggagagaaaaggagtgTCTCTGACTGCCTTGAAGAAAGCGCTAAAGGCAGCCGGATACGATGCGGAGAAAAACAAATTCCAAGTGAAGCTGGCCGTCAAGGCTCTGGTCGCAAATGGTACCCTGATTCACACCAAGGGCACTGGCGCATCTGGCTCCTTCAAGCTATGTAAAACTCAGACCAAGAAGCCGAAGAAAAGGGCGGCCTCTAAAGCCAAGAAGTCAGCCGGTAAAAAGAAAACGGCTAAAGCAAAGAAGCCCAAGAAGGCAGTAAAGAAGCGTGCCAAGAAGACAGCGAAGAAACCGGCCGCCAAGAAGGCGACCAAGAAAGCTAAGAAACCGAAGGCGACCAAGAAGAGTCCCAAGAGAACAAAATCGACCAGGCCTAGGGCC